One Scyliorhinus canicula chromosome 14, sScyCan1.1, whole genome shotgun sequence genomic region harbors:
- the LOC119977230 gene encoding insoluble matrix shell protein 4-like codes for MYNIGTTYNTGTTYNTGTMYNIGTTYNTGTTYNTGTTYNTGTTYNIGTTYNTGTTCNTGTTYNTGTTCNTGTMYNTSTTCNTGTTYNIGTTYNTGTTCNTGTTYNTGTTYNTGTTCNTGTTCNTGTTYNTGTTYNTGTTCNTGTTCNTGTTCNTGTTCNTGTTYNTGTTYNTGTTCNTGTTCNTGTTCNTGTTYNTGTTCNTGTTCNTGTTCNTGTTCNTGTTCNTGTTCNTGTTYNTGTTCNTGTTCNTGTTYNTIDSNEKRCGIHQIHD; via the coding sequence ATGTATAACATCGGCACCACGTATAACACCGGCACCACGTATAACACCGGCACCATGTATAACATCGGCACCACGTATAACACCGGCACCACGTATAACACCGGCACCACGTATAACACCGGCACCACGTATAACATCGGCACCACATATAACACCGGCACCACATGTAACACCGGCACCACGTATAACACCGGCACCACGTGTAACACCGGCACCATGTATAACACCAGCACCACGTGTAACACCGGCACCACGTATAACATCGGCACCACATATAACACCGGCACCACATGTAACACCGGCACCACGTATAACACCGGCACCACGTATAACACCGGCACCACGTGTAACACCGGCACCACGTGTAACACCGGCACCACGTATAACACCGGCACCACGTATAACACCGGCACCACGTGTAACACCGGCACCACGTGTAACACCGGCACCACGTGTAACACCGGCACCACGTGTAACACCGGCACCACGTATAACACCGGCACCACGTATAACACCGGCACCACGTGTAACACCGGCACCACGTGTAACACCGGCACCACGTGTAACACCGGCACCACGTATAACACCGGCACCACGTGTAACACCGGCACCACGTGTAACACCGGCACCACGTGTAACACCGGCACCACGTGTAACACCGGCACCACGTGTAACACCGGCACCACGTGTAACACCGGCACCACGTATAACACCGGCACCACGTGTAACACCGGCACCACGTGTAACACCGGCACCACGtataacacaatcgattccaatgagaaacggtgcgggattcaccagaTTCACGATTGA